From a single Candidatus Zixiibacteriota bacterium genomic region:
- a CDS encoding ABC transporter permease, whose amino-acid sequence MLGNAFLLAVRELRRNALRSFLTILGIVIGVASVIVMVTLGSGATLQVSQQIASLGSNVVIVLPGQMGPGRGVTVAPFSESDVEAIAREIGDLKVVAPTATKPVTAVFGNKNWSTAVTGTTNDYFAAANWVLARGRTFSEAELRAGKAVCVLGATVSRELFGAQDPLGSKVRLRNVSCEVIGLLEAKGQSVMGRDQDDLVVIPLRTFQRRIAGNRDISSIQLSVREEGAIDRVKAAVERLMRERRHLAPNEINDFSVLDTRQIAQTLTGTTRILTLLLSAVAAVSLVVGGIGIMNIMLVSVTERTREIGIRLAIGAYERDVLTQFLVESVVLASFGGLFGLLLALAASAALARLLEVPLVLNPGIMVLALLFSGGVGVVFGYVPARRAAQLDPIEALRHE is encoded by the coding sequence ATGCTCGGGAATGCCTTCTTGCTCGCCGTGCGGGAGCTGCGCCGCAACGCCCTGCGCTCGTTCCTTACCATCCTCGGAATCGTCATCGGCGTGGCGTCGGTCATCGTGATGGTGACGCTCGGGAGCGGCGCCACGCTGCAGGTCTCTCAGCAGATCGCGAGCCTGGGGAGCAACGTGGTGATCGTGCTCCCGGGACAGATGGGCCCCGGGCGAGGCGTAACCGTGGCCCCGTTCAGCGAGAGCGACGTCGAAGCGATCGCCCGGGAGATCGGGGATCTTAAAGTCGTGGCGCCCACGGCGACCAAGCCGGTCACGGCCGTCTTCGGCAACAAAAACTGGTCGACCGCGGTCACGGGGACGACCAACGACTACTTCGCCGCGGCGAACTGGGTCCTGGCGCGCGGGCGGACGTTCAGCGAGGCCGAGCTGCGCGCCGGCAAGGCCGTCTGCGTGCTCGGAGCCACGGTGAGCAGGGAGCTGTTCGGCGCGCAGGACCCGCTGGGCAGCAAGGTGCGGTTGAGGAACGTTTCTTGCGAGGTCATCGGGCTGCTGGAGGCAAAAGGACAGTCCGTGATGGGCAGGGATCAAGACGATCTCGTCGTGATACCGCTTCGGACCTTTCAGCGGCGTATCGCAGGCAACCGCGACATCTCTTCGATCCAGCTTTCCGTGCGGGAGGAGGGCGCCATCGACAGGGTCAAGGCGGCCGTCGAGCGGTTGATGCGCGAGCGACGGCATCTCGCTCCCAACGAGATCAACGACTTCTCGGTCCTGGATACCCGCCAGATCGCGCAGACGCTCACCGGTACGACCCGCATCCTCACGCTGCTGCTGAGCGCCGTCGCAGCAGTCAGCCTGGTGGTGGGCGGCATCGGGATCATGAACATCATGCTCGTGTCGGTCACGGAGCGGACGCGCGAAATCGGGATCCGGCTGGCGATCGGCGCCTACGAGCGCGACGTGCTGACGCAGTTTCTGGTGGAGTCGGTGGTGCTGGCCTCGTTCGGCGGCCTGTTCGGCCTGCTGCTCGCGCTCGCGGCGTCCGCCGCCCTGGCGCGCCTGCTGGAAGTTCCGCTGGTGCTGAATCCCGGGATCATGGTGCTCGCTCTGCTCTTTTCCGGAGGCGTGGGGGTCGTCTTCGGCTACGTTCCGGCGCGCCGCGCCGCGCAGCTCGATCCGATCGAGGCGCTGCGTCATGAATGA
- a CDS encoding ABC transporter ATP-binding protein — protein MEAPAEESARGPQILLRKVTKVYGVGTAAVHALRGVDLRIERGEFVAVMGPSGSGKSTCLNILGCLDTPTSGSYRFEGVEVRDLSRVQRARLRRYFLGFVFQGYNLLNRTSALENVELPLIYRGYPVAERRALARRALEAVGLGGWESHTPSELSGGQQQRVAIARAIVTAPRVLFADEPTGNLDTARSREIMDLLDALNRDRGITIVLVTHERDIAAYARRVVRFVDGRVESDEGQRHEAA, from the coding sequence ATGGAAGCGCCTGCGGAAGAATCGGCTCGCGGACCCCAGATCCTGCTGCGCAAGGTAACCAAAGTCTACGGCGTGGGAACGGCGGCGGTGCACGCCTTGCGCGGCGTGGACCTGCGCATCGAACGGGGCGAGTTCGTCGCCGTCATGGGGCCGAGCGGCTCGGGAAAATCGACCTGCCTGAACATTCTCGGCTGCCTGGACACCCCGACATCGGGATCGTACCGCTTCGAGGGCGTCGAGGTACGCGACCTCTCCCGCGTCCAGAGAGCGCGGCTGCGGCGCTATTTCCTCGGGTTCGTCTTTCAAGGCTACAACCTGCTCAACCGCACCTCGGCTCTGGAGAACGTCGAGCTGCCGCTGATCTACCGCGGGTATCCGGTCGCGGAGCGCCGGGCGCTCGCCCGCCGGGCGCTGGAGGCGGTGGGGCTGGGCGGGTGGGAAAGCCACACTCCCTCCGAGCTTTCGGGCGGCCAGCAGCAACGGGTCGCGATCGCCCGCGCGATCGTGACGGCGCCGCGGGTTCTGTTCGCCGATGAGCCGACGGGGAACCTCGATACCGCGCGGAGCCGCGAGATCATGGATCTGCTGGACGCGCTCAACCGCGACCGCGGAATCACGATCGTTCTGGTCACCCACGAGCGCGACATCGCGGCGTACGCGCGGCGCGTCGTGCGCTTCGTCGACGGGCGCGTGGAGTCCGACGAGGGCCAGCGGCACGAGGCGGCGTGA